Below is a genomic region from Sulfitobacter sp. OXR-159.
CGAATCCGGTCCATGTCACCTTGGACGCCGGGCGGGCGCAGCTTGTCGCCCTCATGGCGGGGCAAGATATGGTAGTGCAGGTGAAAGACCTCTTGCCCGCCCGCGGCTTCGTTAAATTGCTGCACCGTGATGCCATCAGCACCAAAGGCCCGCAGGCAGGCATTGCCGACCTTTTGAACCGTCGCCAGACAATCGGCCAACTGCGTATGGCTGGCGTCGAGCATATTGCGGCAAGGCGACTTGGGGATCACCAAGCAATGCCCCTCGGCGCGGGGCATGATGTCCATAAAGCAATAGGTCTTGTCGTCTTCATAGACCTTGAAGCTGGGGATTTCCTTGCGCAGGATCTTGGCAAAGATATTGTCGTCGTCATAGGTGGCCATCATGCTCTCCTTCTGGCGGTCGGGGCGGCGTGGACCATTAACCACACCGCCCCGCGCCGAGGCAATATCAAGCGTTTACGTCGACAACCACCCGGCCCTTGACCTGCCCTTTGAGGATGTCTGCACCGAGTTGGGGCAAATCGCTGAGACCCGCGGGTTGAACCATCGCCTCCAGCTTCTCCATCGGCAGGTCTTTCGCCACCCGCTCCCATGCGCGTAGACGGTTGTCATAGGGCTGCATGACGCTGTCGATGCCCAACAGGTTTACGCCGCGCAGCAAGAAGGGGATCACCGTGGCGGGCAGTGCCGCGCCGCCCGCAAGGCCCACTGCAGCGACGCTCGCGCCATATTCCATCTGCCCCAAAACACGGGCCAGCATCGCGCCGCCCACAGCGTCGACACAGCCGCCCCATGTCTCGCCCTCGAGCGGGCGTTTGACCGTCTCGTTAATCTCATCGCGCGCGACAATCCGGCTGGCCCCGAGGCTTTTGAGGTAGTCCTCGGTCTCGGGCCGCCCAGTAACGGCTGCCACCTCATAACCGAGATTGGCAAGGATCGCGGTCGCGACCGAGCCCACGCCACCCGCGGCCCCCGTGACCAGCACCGGCCCTTTCTTGATCCCGTGGTCCTCTAACGCCATCACCGCCAGCATCGCGGTGAAGCCCGCCGTGCCCACGGCCATCGCTTGGCGCGTATCCAAACCGGTGGGCAGCGGCACCAGCCAGTCGGCCTTGACCCGCGCCTTCTGCGCATAGCCGCCCCAATGCGCCTCGCCCACACGCCAGCCGGTCAGCACGACCTTGTCGCCGGGTTTGTACCGCTCGTCACTTGATGTCTCGACTGTCCCGGCAAAGTCGATCCCCGGCACATGGGGATAGTTGCGAACCAGACCACCGCCGGGCCCAATGCAGAGCCCGTCTTTGTAGTTCACAGTCGAATATTCCACCGCGACCGTCACCTCGGCCTTGGGCAGTTGATCTTCGGTGATCTGGGTCACCTCAGCATGTGTCTTGCCTTCGTCATCTTTGTTCACAATCAATGCATTA
It encodes:
- a CDS encoding HIT family protein; its protein translation is MATYDDDNIFAKILRKEIPSFKVYEDDKTYCFMDIMPRAEGHCLVIPKSPCRNMLDASHTQLADCLATVQKVGNACLRAFGADGITVQQFNEAAGGQEVFHLHYHILPRHEGDKLRPPGVQGDMDRIREQADAIAAALGTG
- the acuI gene encoding acryloyl-CoA reductase produces the protein MSFNALIVNKDDEGKTHAEVTQITEDQLPKAEVTVAVEYSTVNYKDGLCIGPGGGLVRNYPHVPGIDFAGTVETSSDERYKPGDKVVLTGWRVGEAHWGGYAQKARVKADWLVPLPTGLDTRQAMAVGTAGFTAMLAVMALEDHGIKKGPVLVTGAAGGVGSVATAILANLGYEVAAVTGRPETEDYLKSLGASRIVARDEINETVKRPLEGETWGGCVDAVGGAMLARVLGQMEYGASVAAVGLAGGAALPATVIPFLLRGVNLLGIDSVMQPYDNRLRAWERVAKDLPMEKLEAMVQPAGLSDLPQLGADILKGQVKGRVVVDVNA